The Collimonas fungivorans Ter331 genome has a segment encoding these proteins:
- a CDS encoding (2Fe-2S) ferredoxin domain-containing protein, whose protein sequence is MSDKPFYEHHVFFCLNQREPGERVCCANAGAQAAQEHAKRRVKQLGLAGEGKVRINKAGCLERCEEGPALVIYPEGVWYTYVDNEDIDEIIDVHIVGGKIVERLKI, encoded by the coding sequence ATGAGCGATAAGCCGTTTTACGAACACCACGTATTTTTTTGCCTGAACCAGCGCGAACCGGGCGAACGCGTCTGCTGCGCCAACGCTGGCGCCCAGGCTGCACAGGAGCATGCCAAGCGCCGCGTCAAGCAGCTCGGCCTGGCCGGCGAAGGCAAGGTGCGGATCAACAAGGCCGGCTGCCTCGAGCGCTGCGAAGAAGGACCGGCGCTGGTGATTTATCCGGAAGGCGTCTGGTACACCTACGTCGACAATGAAGATATCGACGAAATCATCGATGTCCATATCGTCGGCGGCAAGATTGTCGAACGCCTGAAAATCTAA
- a CDS encoding D-alanyl-D-alanine carboxypeptidase family protein: MKKILAALAATVLSISVAFAQTLPPPTVAAKSWLLLDTTSNQVVASQDPDMRIEPASLAKIMTAYVVFDALKDKKITLDQMVNVSVRAWKVDPSSSKMFIEPNTPVSINDLLYGLMVVSGNDAAVALAEAVAGTEDSFVALMNHEAERMGMKSTHFGNPHGLPSADTYSTARDLATLAAHVIVDFPEFYKIDSTKKYTYNKITQPNRNRLLWLDPTVDGMKTGHTSSAGYSIIASAKRPNAGGDRRLLAVVIGTNSDGTRTQEAQKLLNWGFQNFDAVKLYAKGQAIDTPQVWKGAKSQIKIGFTHDVYVTVPKGIADKIKPVLERTDPLIAPIQQNAKVGTVKVNADGKTIAEFPVVALEDVAQATIFGRAWDSIRLLFK, encoded by the coding sequence ATGAAAAAAATACTCGCGGCGCTCGCTGCCACTGTCCTCTCCATATCCGTAGCCTTTGCCCAGACATTGCCGCCGCCGACAGTGGCCGCCAAATCGTGGCTGCTGCTCGACACCACCAGCAACCAGGTGGTGGCGTCGCAAGATCCCGACATGCGCATCGAACCGGCTTCGCTGGCCAAGATCATGACCGCCTATGTGGTCTTTGATGCGCTCAAGGACAAGAAAATCACCCTCGACCAGATGGTCAACGTTTCGGTGCGCGCCTGGAAGGTCGATCCAAGCAGCTCCAAGATGTTCATCGAACCGAATACGCCGGTCTCCATCAACGACCTGCTGTACGGCCTGATGGTGGTGTCGGGCAACGACGCCGCGGTGGCGCTGGCGGAAGCCGTGGCCGGCACCGAAGATTCCTTCGTCGCGCTGATGAACCACGAAGCCGAACGCATGGGCATGAAATCGACCCACTTCGGCAACCCGCACGGCTTGCCGAGCGCGGACACCTACTCGACCGCGCGCGACCTGGCGACGCTGGCGGCCCACGTGATCGTCGATTTCCCCGAGTTCTACAAGATCGATTCGACCAAGAAATACACCTACAACAAGATCACCCAGCCTAACCGCAACCGCCTGCTGTGGCTGGATCCGACCGTCGACGGCATGAAGACCGGCCACACCAGCAGCGCCGGTTATTCCATCATCGCCAGCGCCAAGCGTCCTAACGCAGGCGGCGACCGCCGTTTGCTGGCGGTCGTGATCGGCACCAACTCCGACGGCACCCGCACCCAGGAAGCGCAAAAGCTGCTGAACTGGGGCTTCCAGAACTTCGACGCGGTCAAGCTGTACGCCAAGGGCCAGGCCATCGATACGCCGCAAGTCTGGAAAGGCGCCAAGAGCCAGATCAAGATCGGCTTCACGCATGACGTCTACGTGACCGTACCAAAGGGCATCGCCGACAAGATCAAGCCGGTGCTGGAACGCACCGATCCGCTGATCGCGCCGATCCAGCAGAACGCCAAGGTCGGCACCGTCAAGGTGAACGCCGACGGCAAGACCATTGCCGAGTTCCCGGTAGTGGCGCTGGAAGATGTGGCCCAGGCCACCATCTTCGGCCGCGCCTGGGATTCGATCCGCTTGCTGTTCAAATAA